One genomic region from Chelmon rostratus isolate fCheRos1 chromosome 11, fCheRos1.pri, whole genome shotgun sequence encodes:
- the eif4e1c gene encoding eukaryotic translation initiation factor 4E family member 1c: protein MATSEPKAAETEDQQTDSQVVANPEQYIKHPLQNRWALWYFKNDKSKSWTENLRLISKFDTVEDFWALYNHIQQPSKLGFGCDYCLFKDGIKPMWEDDRNKLGGRWLMTLNKQQRHNDLDRFWMETLLCLVGESFDEASEDVCGAVVNVRPKGDKIAIWTSNCQNRDAIMTIGQLYKERLNIPIKAMIGYQSHDDTSSKSGSTTKNMYSV from the exons ATGGCGACATCGGAGCCG aaagcagctgaaactgaagaTCAACAGACTGACAGCCAAGTCGTGGCAAATCCTGAGCAGTATATCAAGCACCCCTTGCAAAACAG aTGGGCCCTGTGGTATTTCAAAAACGACAAGAGCAAAAGCTGGACAGAGAACTTGCGTCTCATTTCCAAGTTTGACACAGTGGAGGACTTTTGGGC ATTATACAACCATATACAGCAACCAAGCAAACTTGGCTTTGGCTGTGATTACTGTTTATTTAag GATGGGATCAAGCCAATGTGGGAGGATGACAGGAACAAGCTGGGGGGCCGATGGCTGATGACTCTCAATAAACAACAGAGACACAATGACCTTGACCGCTTCTGGATGGAGACG CTCTTGTGTTTAGTCGGTGAGTCGTTTGATGAGGCGAGTGAAGATGTGTGTGGAGCCGTGGTCAACGTCAGAcccaaaggtgacaaaatagCCATCTGGACGAGCAACTGCCAAAACAGGGACGCCATCATGACGATAGG TCAACTTTATAAGGAGCGCCTGAACATCCCCATCAAAGCCATGATCGGCTACCAGTCACACGACGACACATCCAGCAAGAGCGGATCCACCACCAAGAACATGTACTCCGTTTga